One stretch of Leishmania panamensis strain MHOM/PA/94/PSC-1 chromosome 29 sequence DNA includes these proteins:
- a CDS encoding hypothetical protein (TriTrypDB/GeneDB-style sysID: LpmP.29.1510) encodes MPHQRRLVLHGNIAWVWRAILLERSLGFLGTCAAVSAAPLVALASPSLNTVTHSSPPLAQRQGVVHRCLMRGCCDGCGEYTPHMRRALSVSISAAPTTGMSSALVSCARQASALANQGQQREAQDVTVCDGGDVNEAGGVVAHLSEVAGTEYKPERHVENAEVALREMFGPLAKLVLHRIPQRRRPSPTAAAADAEALTATEEEQVDAGNTTLHIDCNANEEAPTPNDGESVAAAPPPLPHPHPPEKFYYRVSATFRQFGFPIELAVANGSHARETIEACLQQALSSDIRFIHLNSNHGHANHQQRRFGGSRGRGKHHQHEGSNTNPTGLLNQGGSGSGASSPLSPHQQELRAIMSDLRQLCAHFSRTVKFSVKPPLQVRTSRSLAKMDGAATVEAMATPWRCRCYVKEEWNTSPQPRLAYEACGSSPNDALVRCVAELRRQYGEEMDSASVTQEGVREVAALVQGQGKTVTAAWREETAGEKLEATSAESNSEEEAQDSALAARATTHANSFTSLTQPPTYSTQLEVTDARGNTAVYNARRQVSPYVGYQTAAMSAIRSESAWNRDAHLLSESLESTPLLWRLRWQFDMLVDHICRATGKPPLEVAWIKLGGTGDGGGDGAPARQETSTNAMKVNSVTLTRTKLDIPANLPIVFTGSLFAESNALVWQTAGPGRYRVEFDTYVQAVYYLLDQYGDCLTTLPCMGAGQGEGQLFPSVGVLELQVLRHDTFPILNHHRGKWSCYALLGSLTTHLLGCPFNTHYHFDLTTKEWTSTVTVNNGRQSNYPLSQRRSRMKGEAWRRACLAAIQDNFPRQYAAVIEKHPDVDLSSDTGARGQRYRALPREKRIAHMSGFVAMVMTFVEEDLGWRQPRVRLRNLSGDIGLPQWIAEMEAQVEGEEERRVVAVSPAFLQVRQARKSLFFRLAKQYFPKELEVYQSLNRSDGDDPEMDSKVRRTRLYDPNRSFDGSMLGHVTELMERDHATITPVKVTLEARARQQGPHETDPMCLQSAEGDGDNDMELDMNYSDGDTNILLSQQPELLLRPLRLSYSAQVLGERGNILIADYDSSRATTPADAEAVPVLVTALKSASCHLAGADAETLWTEYETYPVAGAGSNRELCLALFAAFFGHNANVSMTAESAATSSAEGEPARARGAVPLGVVDVQDVMNDPAAPVNVILTMVGNYWFGTVVLPRFGMLPIARAVATSKRRCTRDALTLATRRSFPRVLQYIIKRDMASAAVASEVLSEPVIEQLPPDACRDVLALLAKSRRNHPPPPFRLLLRCMKETYPMRDHRIRVQSSYDTTHGFQYRLYLQRGLLTRHGSTQLVGYGASTSTQTEALDRAAVMALENLFETALHAAETMQPGYRSPGASDPQSA; translated from the coding sequence ATGccccaccagcgccgccttgtGCTCCATGGTAACATCGCTTGGGTGTGGAGAGCAATCTTGCTGGAGCGGTCTCTGGGATTTTTAGGCACCTGCGCAGCTGtctccgccgcgccacttGTCGCGCTCGCGTCGCCGTCACTCAATACCGTGACTCACTCCTCGCCTCCGCTCGCTCAGCGACAGGGAGTTGTCCACCGATGCTTGATGAGGGGCTGTTGTGATGGCTGCGGCGAATACACCCCGCACATGCGGCGTGCCTTATCTGTCTCCATCTCTGCTGCGCCCACTACAGGAATGTCGTCAGCTCTCGTGTCATGTGCACGGCAGGCCTCAGCCTTGGCAAATCAGGGCCAGCAGCGTGAGGCGCAGGACGTCACCGTGTGTGACGGCGGTGATGTGAATGAAGCGGGTGGCGTTGTTGCTCATTTGAGTGAAGTAGCTGGGACAGAATACAAGCCAGAGCGCCACGTGGAGAATGCTGAGGTGGCCTTGCGAGAGATGTTTGGGCCGCTGGCGAAACTGGTCCTGCACCGTAtccctcagcgccgccgaccatcaccgacggcggcagcggcagatgcCGAGGCACTAACAGCgaccgaggaggagcaagtCGATGCAGGCAACACCACGCTGCACATCGATTGTAATGCGAACGAAGAGGCGCCCACACCGAACGATGGGGAGagtgtggcagcagcgccaccaccgctgcctcacccacacccgcCGGAGAAGTTCTACTACCGAGTCTCCGCAACCTTCCGTCAGTTCGGCTTCCCCATCGAGCTCGCTGTCGCAAACGGTTCACATGCCAGAGAAACAATAGAGGCATGCCTCCAGCAAGCCCTCTCTAGCGATATCAGGTTTATCCACCTCAACAGTAACCATGGGCATGCAAACCACCAACAGCGACGCTTTGGCGGAAGTAGGGGGCGGGGAAAGCACCATCAGCATGAGGGGAGCAACACCAACCCGACAGGGCTCCTGAATCAGGGAGGCAGCGGGAGTGGAGCCTCCTCTCCACTGTCACCGCACCAACAAGAGCTGAGGGCCATCATGAGTGACCTGCGGCAGCTCTGCGCCCACTTCAGCCGCACAGTCAAGTTTTCTGTGAAACCCCCACTCCAAGTTCGCACGTCGCGCTCCCTTGCGAAGATGGACGGTGCCgcgacggtggaggcgatggcgacgccctggcgctgccgctgctacgtCAAGGAGGAGTGGAACACTTCACCCCAGCCTCGCCTTGCTTATGAGgcatgcggcagcagcccgaACGACGCCCTCGTCCGCTGTGTCGCGGAGCTTCGGAGACAGTACGGGGAGGAGATGGACTCGGCAAGCGTGACTCAGGAAGGCGTGcgggaggtggcggcgctagTACAGGGACAGGGGAAAACAGTGACAGCGGCATGGAGGGAAGAAACCGCCGGGGAGAAGCTGGAGGCAACATCCGCAGAAAGCAactcggaggaggaggcacaaGACAGCGCGCTAGCGGCACGGGCGACAACGCATGCGAATTCCTTTACCTCTCTGACACAGCCGCCCACGTACAGCACCCAGCTGGAGGTAACCGACGCGCGAGGGAACACTGCCGTGTACAATGCACGCCGCCAGGTCTCCCCGTACGTCGGGTAccagacggcagcgatgagCGCCATTCGCTCTGAGAGCGCGTGGAACCGCGACGCACACTTGCTATCTGAGAGCTTGGAGTCGACGCCTTTGCTGTGGCGTCTGCGGTGGCAGTTCGACATGTTGGTGGACCACATCTGCCGCGCTACTGGCAAGCCGCCGCTGGAGGTTGCTTGGATTAAGTTGGGCGGCAcgggcgacggcggcggtgacggtgctcCAGCGAGGCAAGAGACCAGCACCAACGCAATGAAGGTCAACAGTGTGACTCTCACACGTACCAAGCTCGACATCCCCGCGAACCTCCCCATTGTCTTCACCggctccctcttcgctgaAAGCAATGCTCTGGTGTGGCAGACGGCGGGGCCAGGGCGGTATCGCGTGGAGTTCGACACTTATGTGCAGGCCGTGTACTACCTACTGGACCAGTATGGCGATTGTCTAACCACGCTACCATGCATGGGCGCCGGGCAAGGCGAGGGTCAGCTGTTCCCCAGCGTTGGCGTGCTAGAGCTGCAGGTGTTGCGGCACGACACCTTCCCTATCCTGAATCACCACCGAGGCAAGTGGAGCTGTTACGCACTTCTGGGCTCGCTCACGACACACCTCCTTGGCTGCCCTTTCAACACCCATTACCACTTTGACCTCACCACGAAGGAGTGGACATCGACTGTGACCGTTAATAATGGCCGGCAGTCGAACTACCCCCTCTCACAGCGTCGATCTAGGATGAAAGGAGAGGCGTGGCGACGTGCGTGTCTCGCCGCTATCCAGGACAACTTCCCTCGCCAATATGCCGCTGTTATCGAGAAACACCCCGATGTGGATCTCTCCAGTGACACCGGGGCACGCGGGCAGCGCTACCGCGCACTACCTCGAGAAAAGCGTATTGCGCACATGAGCGGCTTCGTAGCCATGGTGATGACTTTCGTCGAGGAGGACCTCGGGTGGAGGCAACCGCGTGTCCGGCTGCGCAACCTCTCCGGGGATATTGGCCTACCACAGTGGATTGCCGAGATGGAGGCccaggtggagggggaggaggaacgaCGCGTGGTGGCCGTCTCCCCTGCCTTCTTGCAGGTGCGGCAGGCGCGCAAGTCCCTGTTCTTCCGACTTGCGAAGCAGTACTTTCCGAAAGAGCTGGAGGTGTATCAGTCCCTGAACcgcagcgatggcgacgacCCTGAGATGGACAGCAAAGTACGCCGCACACGACTCTACGACCCGAATAGGAGTTTTGATGGGTCGATGCTGGGTCATGTGACGGAACTGATGGAGCGTGACCATGCAACGATTACACCGGTGAAGGTCACCTTGGAGGCgcgtgcgcggcagcagggcCCACACGAAACTGATCCGATGTGCTTGCAGTCGGCAGAAGGCGACGGTGATAATGACATGGAGCTCGACATGAATTACTCGGACGGTGACACGAACATTCTGCTCAGCCAGCagccggagctgctgctgcgccctcTGCGCCTGTCGTACAGCGCGCAAGTCCTTGGCGAGCGCGGCAACATTCTGATCGCTGACTACGACTCTAGTCGTGCCACCACGCCGGCTGATGCGGAAGCTGTGCCGGTACTGGTGACGGCACTCAAATCCGCCTCTTGCCACCTCGCCGGCGCGGATGCCGAGACGTTATGGACCGAGTACGAAACGTACCCAGTGGCTGGCGCCGGCTCTAACCGCGAGCTGTGCCTCGCCCTTTTTGCGGCATTCTTTGGGCATAATGCGAACGTCTCGATGACGGCAGAGTCTGCAGCAACAAGCAGCGCGGAGGGCGAGCCGGCCAGAGCACGTGGCGCAGTCCCTCTTGGGGTAGTTGATGTACAAGATGTGATGAACGACCCCGCTGCGCCGGTGAACGTAATCCTGACTATGGTGGGGAACTACTGGTTTGGCACTGTCGTCCTCCCACGCTTTGGTATGTTGCCGATTGCCAGGGCGGTCGCCACATCAAAGCGCCGGTGCACTCGAGATGCCCTCACGCTGGCGACTCGCCGCAGCTTTCCGCGGGTGTTGCAGTACATTATCAAGCGTGATatggcatcagcagcggtggcgagcgAAGTTCTCTCCGAGCCGGTCATTGAGCAGCTCCCGCCGGATGCCTGCCGCGACGTGCTGGCACTGCTGGCCAAATCCAGACGCAACCATCCGCCACCCCCATTTCGCCTGCTACTACGCTGCATGAAAGAGACCTACCCGATGCGCGACCACCGCATCCGCGTTCAGAGCTCGTATGACACGACGCACGGCTTCCAGTATCGTCTCTACCTTCAGCGGGGTTTGCTTACACGACACGGCAGCACACAGCTGGTGGGATACGGAGCCTCCACCTCGACCCAAACAGAAGCACTGGACCGCGCCGCCGTGATGGCGCTGGAGAACCTCTTCGAAACAGCCCTACACGCAGCGGAGACAATGCAGCCGGGCTACCGCTCGCCAGGTGCATCAGACCCCCAAAGCGCGTAG